Proteins encoded in a region of the Dorea longicatena genome:
- a CDS encoding response regulator transcription factor: protein MAKILAVDDEPAILEMIESILNKDGHLVTKVSNPLKINMEELHRYDLILLDIMMPGIDGFELCKRIRILVDCPILFLTAKTEENSLVNGLSLGADDYISKPFGVMELRARINAHLRREHREHSVRMVLGRVCIQISQKKLLVDDKELLLTKAEYEICEFLAKNRGQVFSKEQILEAVFGFDNESNDSTIITHIKNIRAKFADYDYTPIKTVWGIGYKWEE from the coding sequence ATGGCAAAAATACTGGCAGTTGATGATGAACCGGCAATTTTGGAAATGATAGAAAGCATTTTGAATAAGGATGGACATCTGGTTACCAAAGTAAGTAATCCACTAAAAATTAATATGGAAGAATTACATCGTTATGACCTGATTTTACTGGACATTATGATGCCTGGAATTGATGGCTTCGAATTATGCAAAAGAATTAGGATACTTGTGGATTGTCCGATTTTGTTTCTTACGGCAAAAACGGAGGAAAACAGTCTGGTAAACGGACTTTCTTTAGGAGCAGATGATTATATTTCAAAGCCATTTGGAGTGATGGAACTTCGGGCAAGGATCAATGCACATCTTAGAAGAGAGCACAGGGAACATTCTGTCCGGATGGTTTTGGGGAGGGTCTGTATTCAAATATCTCAAAAGAAACTATTGGTTGATGATAAGGAACTTCTTCTTACGAAAGCGGAGTACGAAATCTGTGAATTTCTGGCTAAAAACAGAGGACAGGTTTTCTCGAAGGAACAGATATTGGAAGCGGTCTTTGGCTTTGACAATGAGAGTAATGACAGTACTATAATCACGCATATCAAAAATATAAGAGCAAAATTTGCGGATTATGATTATACACCGATAAAAACAGTCTGGGGGATTGGATATAAATGGGAAGAGTAA
- a CDS encoding lantibiotic immunity ABC transporter MutG family permease subunit, translated as MIGRSLNADLRKMKGTSVILAHLLIPIITSVIFLIYYFFSPWNENMKVIAFYQAIGAGLPVLIGIFTASVMEQEQNAGDFQNLLSLPDKPAAFLSKLLMLLVLCLCSILLTAIIFGIGFGRIASSDIEIMKGCIFAALLLWGSSVPLYLWQLILAFQFGKGVSIGAGIISGLISALMLTGLGDYVWKYVFVCWTGRVPYTYLQSVLGETSVGEWLSFIPGCLIFTGISMVYYFWWVNHWEGNRISE; from the coding sequence ATGATTGGAAGATCTCTTAATGCAGACTTGCGAAAGATGAAAGGAACATCTGTGATTCTGGCACACTTACTGATTCCGATTATAACCAGCGTTATATTTTTAATATATTACTTTTTTTCACCATGGAATGAAAATATGAAAGTGATTGCATTTTATCAGGCAATAGGAGCAGGACTTCCGGTACTTATTGGAATTTTTACAGCAAGTGTGATGGAACAGGAACAAAATGCAGGTGATTTTCAAAATCTGTTGTCTTTACCGGATAAACCTGCAGCATTTTTATCGAAACTGTTGATGCTACTGGTTTTGTGTCTGTGCTCTATCCTATTGACAGCAATCATATTCGGAATTGGATTTGGAAGAATCGCATCAAGCGATATCGAAATCATGAAAGGATGTATATTTGCAGCATTGCTGCTGTGGGGAAGCAGTGTTCCACTTTATCTGTGGCAGCTGATTCTGGCTTTTCAGTTTGGAAAAGGGGTATCCATTGGAGCAGGGATTATATCAGGACTAATTAGTGCATTGATGCTTACCGGACTTGGAGATTATGTGTGGAAATATGTATTTGTCTGCTGGACGGGTAGAGTACCATATACTTATCTGCAATCTGTATTGGGAGAAACTAGTGTAGGTGAATGGTTGTCATTCATACCAGGTTGCTTAATATTTACAGGGATTAGTATGGTATACTATTTTTGGTGGGTAAACCACTGGGAAGGAAACAGAATATCGGAATAG
- a CDS encoding lantibiotic immunity ABC transporter MutE/EpiE family permease subunit has translation MVNIIKAEHQKAKRTMRKKFIWGFPLLTFVMAFIFTLGMTNAYAESVWNWWYTLLLPGMIALFCYLSVAQEKKIKYYHLMTIPTDRRKLLLGKIIYIGYMILFSNVIVFAGATLGGFLLTTHVPVGGALIAVLFLTVSELWEIPVALFLSERFGMIVNLFVCLFITVSGVVISQTRIWYVLVSAIPMRMMCPLLHVLPNGLAAEAGNPLLDTGVIVPGMCLSIIWFVFVTVLFLKWFERREVK, from the coding sequence ATGGTTAATATTATAAAAGCAGAACATCAAAAAGCCAAAAGAACCATGCGAAAAAAGTTTATCTGGGGATTTCCTCTTCTTACATTTGTCATGGCATTTATATTTACTCTTGGGATGACAAATGCTTATGCAGAAAGTGTTTGGAACTGGTGGTATACACTTTTGCTGCCGGGGATGATTGCTCTATTTTGTTATCTTTCTGTGGCGCAGGAGAAAAAGATAAAATACTATCATTTAATGACTATTCCCACAGACAGAAGAAAATTGTTGCTGGGGAAAATTATTTATATTGGGTACATGATTTTGTTTTCTAATGTGATTGTGTTTGCAGGAGCAACGCTTGGAGGCTTTCTTCTAACGACACATGTTCCAGTTGGAGGAGCGTTGATTGCAGTATTGTTTCTGACGGTTTCTGAGTTATGGGAGATTCCGGTAGCTTTATTTTTAAGTGAACGATTTGGAATGATTGTAAACCTGTTCGTCTGCCTATTTATTACCGTCAGCGGTGTGGTAATATCACAAACCAGAATCTGGTATGTACTTGTTTCTGCAATCCCTATGCGAATGATGTGCCCGTTGCTTCATGTTTTACCAAATGGACTTGCCGCAGAAGCAGGGAATCCTCTTTTGGATACGGGAGTCATTGTTCCGGGAATGTGTCTCTCAATCATCTGGTTTGTTTTTGTAACGGTTCTGTTTTTGAAATGGTTTGAGAGAAGAGAGGTGAAATAA
- a CDS encoding lantibiotic protection ABC transporter ATP-binding protein: MEMMLQTQNLCKYFRKQKAVNNVSLNIEKGQIYGLLGPNGAGKSTTLKMLTGMMKPTAGKIYFDGKLLDRKDLSKIGALIENPPIYENLSARENLKVRQLLLGTDENRIDEVLQIVSLTNTGKKKAGQFSLGMKQRLGIAMALLGEPELLILDEPTNGLDPIGIEELRELIRSFPEQGITVILSSHILSEVQLLADKVGIISGGILGYEGALKQGDNLEDLFMNVVRKNQKAGEIHG, from the coding sequence ATGGAAATGATGTTACAGACACAAAATCTATGTAAATATTTTAGAAAACAGAAAGCGGTAAATAATGTTTCACTTAATATCGAAAAGGGACAGATTTATGGACTGCTTGGACCGAATGGCGCTGGTAAATCTACCACATTGAAAATGCTGACCGGTATGATGAAACCAACTGCAGGAAAGATTTACTTTGATGGAAAACTTTTGGATAGGAAAGATTTATCAAAAATAGGAGCGTTAATTGAAAATCCGCCTATTTATGAAAATCTTTCCGCCAGAGAGAATTTGAAGGTAAGACAATTATTGCTTGGTACAGATGAAAACAGAATTGATGAGGTCTTGCAGATTGTATCACTTACAAACACCGGAAAGAAGAAAGCAGGACAGTTTTCTTTGGGGATGAAGCAAAGACTAGGCATTGCAATGGCATTGCTTGGAGAACCGGAACTTTTGATATTGGATGAACCTACGAATGGATTAGATCCAATAGGCATCGAGGAATTACGAGAGCTGATCCGGTCTTTTCCGGAACAGGGAATCACTGTAATTCTCTCCAGTCATATTCTCTCAGAGGTACAGTTACTTGCAGATAAAGTCGGGATTATTTCAGGTGGAATCTTAGGATACGAAGGAGCATTAAAGCAGGGAGATAATCTTGAAGATTTGTTTATGAATGTGGTAAGAAAAAACCAGAAAGCAGGTGAAATCCATGGTTAA
- a CDS encoding class I SAM-dependent methyltransferase: MSWVEDANRQVDFLIKQLHLKGTEKILDLACGFGRHSLEFARRGYDVTGIDITPAYIDYANEQEKKENLNAKFICQDIRTITFDEEFDVVLNMADGAIGYLEDDGENHKIFSVIAKALKNGGKHFMGIMNGSYAQTHFPCKLWDAGEKGLTLSAFEWEKDRKTLIYGQVDYMYGEALYKPEMKEGNPIRLYSLDEITEIFCKLGLRICNSFADFSGKPSSDNDIQLMVYSIRE, from the coding sequence ATGTCATGGGTAGAAGACGCCAACAGACAAGTAGATTTTCTAATCAAGCAGTTACATTTAAAAGGAACGGAAAAGATACTTGATCTTGCATGTGGATTTGGTCGGCACTCACTGGAGTTTGCCAGACGTGGGTATGATGTTACCGGTATTGATATTACACCGGCGTACATAGATTATGCAAACGAGCAGGAAAAAAAAGAAAATTTGAATGCAAAGTTCATTTGTCAGGACATTCGCACGATCACATTTGATGAGGAATTTGATGTTGTGCTGAATATGGCGGATGGAGCAATAGGATATCTTGAAGACGATGGGGAAAATCATAAGATTTTTTCTGTCATTGCGAAAGCATTAAAAAATGGTGGAAAGCACTTTATGGGTATCATGAATGGAAGCTATGCCCAAACACATTTCCCTTGCAAGTTATGGGATGCAGGAGAAAAGGGACTTACATTATCTGCTTTTGAATGGGAGAAGGATAGAAAAACGCTGATATATGGGCAGGTAGACTATATGTATGGAGAAGCACTTTATAAGCCTGAAATGAAAGAAGGAAATCCTATAAGGTTATATAGTTTGGATGAAATCACGGAGATATTCTGTAAATTAGGACTTCGTATTTGTAACAGCTTTGCTGATTTCAGTGGAAAGCCGAGTTCTGATAATGATATTCAATTGATGGTTTATTCCATACGGGAATAA
- a CDS encoding zinc-ribbon domain-containing protein, giving the protein MNNSLAEVHPELITEWSEKNLPLTPDDITFGSNKKVWWKGTCGHEWQTSVKARSNGEKCPISAIMDCRKARMHLSFCAKN; this is encoded by the coding sequence ATGAACAACAGTTTAGCAGAAGTACACCCAGAGCTTATTACGGAATGGTCGGAGAAGAATTTACCGCTTACACCTGATGATATTACCTTTGGTTCAAATAAAAAAGTATGGTGGAAAGGTACTTGCGGACACGAATGGCAAACAAGCGTTAAGGCTCGTTCCAATGGAGAAAAATGCCCGATATCCGCTATCATGGATTGCCGGAAGGCGAGGATGCATCTTTCTTTCTGTGCAAAGAACTGA
- a CDS encoding helix-turn-helix domain-containing protein — translation MFRKSKIEPVEKVKIVERYLAGEIGIQQAGKELGVDHHSIRNWISIYQYDGPTGLLNQPKNKSYSKDLKISAINDYLNGEGSLQDICTKYGIRSHRQLSDWIKVYNSGGILKTSTGGAYMKKAKNTTLDERLKIVTDCLANDKNYGAMALKYDCSYQQVRNWVIRYEKMGQAGLEDRRGRRIASLPSRTPEEELRDKIAELERRNLDLQMENDLLKKVRELERRGRYL, via the coding sequence ATGTTCAGAAAGAGTAAGATAGAACCAGTAGAAAAAGTAAAAATAGTCGAACGCTACCTTGCAGGAGAAATTGGCATACAGCAAGCAGGAAAAGAATTGGGAGTTGATCATCATAGTATTCGAAATTGGATTTCTATTTATCAGTATGATGGACCAACTGGATTACTCAATCAACCGAAAAACAAATCTTATTCAAAAGATTTAAAAATATCTGCTATAAATGATTATCTTAACGGAGAAGGATCTCTTCAGGATATTTGCACAAAATACGGAATTCGTTCACACAGACAGCTTTCCGATTGGATTAAGGTGTATAATTCTGGTGGAATATTAAAAACATCCACTGGAGGTGCTTACATGAAAAAGGCAAAGAACACTACACTTGATGAGAGATTAAAAATAGTAACAGATTGTCTTGCAAATGATAAGAATTATGGTGCAATGGCACTCAAATATGATTGTTCCTATCAACAAGTTCGCAATTGGGTAATACGATACGAAAAGATGGGTCAAGCGGGTCTGGAAGACAGACGTGGACGTCGTATAGCTTCTCTTCCAAGCAGAACACCTGAAGAAGAGCTACGTGACAAGATAGCTGAACTGGAAAGAAGAAATCTAGACTTACAAATGGAGAATGATCTGTTAAAAAAAGTCAGAGAACTGGAAAGGAGGGGTCGCTATCTTTAA
- a CDS encoding IS3 family transposase, which produces MHRLAEYEAIQKLSSTKHYPIDRLCKYLNVTRSAYYRWGKYPKSNNELRNERLSTEIQRIHHQHPDMGYRRIRDELDGHKGIHVNDKRVLRICRKYDIKSNIKWKPKSCTRGDRNPDHIAKNYLHREFHAEKPNEKWLTDVSEFKYYNGIEVHKVYLSAILDLYDRRIVSFKISDHNDNPLVMDTFDEAVRQEPDAHPLVHSDRGFQYTSAQFYTRLKKHHMKQSMSRVAHCIDNGPMEGFWGILKREMYYKQRFNDRSSLITAIANYIDYYNNQRLQRKLHVMTPMKYHEQYTKAA; this is translated from the coding sequence ATCCATCGGTTAGCCGAATATGAAGCCATCCAAAAACTATCGTCTACTAAGCATTATCCCATAGATAGACTTTGTAAATATCTTAATGTTACACGTTCTGCGTATTACCGCTGGGGAAAATATCCGAAAAGTAATAATGAACTTCGAAACGAAAGACTATCCACTGAAATCCAAAGGATTCATCACCAGCATCCAGATATGGGATACCGAAGGATTCGTGATGAATTAGATGGACATAAAGGAATTCATGTGAATGATAAACGAGTACTTCGTATTTGTAGGAAATACGATATAAAATCAAATATTAAATGGAAACCTAAGAGTTGTACCAGAGGAGACAGAAATCCTGATCACATAGCAAAAAACTATTTACACCGTGAATTTCACGCCGAAAAACCGAATGAAAAGTGGCTTACAGATGTTTCTGAATTTAAATACTACAACGGAATAGAAGTTCATAAAGTTTATCTGAGTGCTATTTTAGATTTATATGATAGAAGGATTGTTTCCTTTAAAATCAGCGATCATAATGATAATCCATTAGTTATGGACACGTTTGATGAGGCTGTTCGTCAGGAGCCAGATGCACACCCATTAGTTCATTCTGATCGAGGCTTTCAATATACAAGCGCACAGTTTTATACTAGATTAAAAAAACATCATATGAAGCAGAGTATGTCTAGAGTTGCCCACTGTATTGACAATGGACCAATGGAAGGGTTTTGGGGAATTCTAAAACGAGAAATGTATTATAAACAGCGTTTTAATGACAGAAGCTCTTTGATTACTGCGATAGCTAATTACATAGATTACTACAACAACCAACGACTTCAAAGGAAACTGCATGTAATGACACCAATGAAATATCATGAGCAATATACAAAAGCAGCATAA